One Vespa velutina chromosome 9, iVesVel2.1, whole genome shotgun sequence DNA segment encodes these proteins:
- the LOC124951640 gene encoding cyclic GMP-AMP synthase-like receptor: protein MEVNYILEEKKKYFVNDRVLNVINKKFVSLANYEKKVTNEYLHQVIDGILEKMKENSFFKEVFKKILFVGSYYKGTKVGVPEEFDINIIIKLPINYEFVEIELCEHPGFIKIYSGLKRNELTCDRELKSLLDQDMYIDQKKFRSWMEGILNKTIQKLPLIKNKYSLNIQNTTYMIRITKSGPAFTFEVELPNGKTINVDLVPVLEFSKNIPFINYNLKQNWLAVPKCFQTNFEIRHTCWRVCFYEQEKEILAKNGQIKPIIRLMKKLRDTENWKSIASYYIETIALKQLLYNKNFGSVSHTLSFMEMLTYMHTILNNKCLPYYWDEKLNLLSNLNPEEITNISNRLGKIINKIYTSIENDPYIIAFYILNPEEYKELVFELNKEPLETKDDEKVWCMIL from the exons atggaG gttaattatatattagaagaaaaaaagaaatattttgttaatgatagagtattaaatgttataaacaaaaaatttgtgTCTTTGGCaaactatgaaaaaaaagtaactaaCGAATATTTACACCAg GTCATTGATGGAATacttgaaaaaatgaaagaaaattcttttttcaaggaagtatttaaaaaaatattatttgttggTAGTTACTATAAAGGTACAAAAGTTGGTGTACCTGaagaatttgatataaatataataattaaactacCCATTAATTATGAGTTTGTGGAA atagaaCTATGTGAACATCCaggttttattaaaatatattctggCTTAAAACGAAATGAGTTAACTTGTGATAG AGAATTAAAGAGTTTACTTGATCAGGATATGTATATTGATCAAAAAAAATTCCGTAGTTGGATGGAAggcattttaaataaaactatacaaaaattaccactgataaaaaataaatattcattaaacatACAAAATACTACATATATG atAAGAATAACCAAGAGTGGCCCAGCATTTACATTTGAAGTAGAACTTCCAAATGGCAAAACAATAAACGTTGATTTAGTACCAGTGCtagaattttcaaaaaatataccattcataaattataatttg aaaCAAAATTGGCTTGCTGTACCAAAATGTTTTCAgacaaattttgaaataagacATACCTGTTGGAGAGTATGTTTTtatgaacaagaaaaagaaattctagcTAAAAATGGACAAATTAAACCAATAATAAGATTGATGAaa AAATTAAGAGATACCGAAAATTGGAAAAGTATTGCTAGTTACTATATAGAAACAATAGCTTTAAAACAATTGCtgtataacaaaaattttggAAGTGTATCGCATACACTTTCGTTTATGGAG ATGTtaacatacatgcatacaattctaaataataaatgcttACCTTATTATTGGGACGAAAAACTTAATCTATTGTCCAATCTCAATCCtgaagaaataacaaatatttcaaatcgattgggaaaaatcattaacaaaatttatacatCTATAGAAAATGATCCATATATCATTGCTTTCTATATCT TAAATCCAGAAGAATACAAAGAATTAGTTTTCGAGCTAAATAAGGAACCCTTAGAAACAAAGGACGATGAGAAGGTTTGGTGCATGATactttaa
- the LOC124951438 gene encoding three prime repair exonuclease 2, with translation MIKTFVFFDIETTGLIKGNKMPRITEFSFVAVTRDNICLNKKKIPRVLQTLTVPVNPNTSIPQHVEILTELNNECLQNVSSFNHKIYNMINIFLDTLTKPICFVAHNGNRFDYPIFLWELKCLNKDLAEDILCVDTLLLFKDYFTNANYIKDTEILNMENQLEKVNILQKPNNFKLITIYEHLLKVPAKNNHIAQGDCINMLHCANYIAEYFVEWCDKNALPLYTMK, from the exons ATGATTAaaacatttgtattttttgatattgaaACAACAGGTCTTATTAAGGGCAATAAAATGCCTAGAATTACAGAATTTTCATTTGTAGCTGTAACTCGAGACAATATATGtctcaataaaaaaaaaattccaagagTTTTACAAACTCTTACTGTACCAGTTAATCCTAATACATCTATTCCTCAGCATGTAGAGATTTTAACAG aattaaataatgaatgttTACAAAATGTATCTTcatttaatcataaaatttataatatgattaatattttccttGATACATTAACGAAACCAATATGTTTCGTGGCTCATAATGGAAATAGATTTGATTATCCCATTTTTTTGTGGGAATTAAAATGCCTTAATAAG gATTTAGCAGAAGATATTCTATGTGTAGATACATTACTCTTATTCAAAGATTACTTTACGAAtgctaattatataaaagatactGAAATCTTAAATATGGAAAACCAACTGGAAAAAGTTAATATACTCCAAAAAccaaacaattttaaattaataacaatatatgaacatttattaaaagtcCCAGCAAAAAACAATCATATAGCACAAGGTGATTGTATTAATATGCTACATTGTGCTAATTATATTGCAGAATACTTCGTGGAATGGTGCGATAAAAATGCATTACCATTATAtacaatgaaatga